GGATTTTGCAGCCTCCGCGGCCAAAGTCGACCAGCTCCGAACCAACGCGTTCTGCCACCGATTGGCAACTTAAAGGTTTCAGGCGAAGAAAGAAGGTTGCACGACGTGGAgcaaaattcaaacaaactgCCACCGATCGGGACAAATTTGGGTAGAACGCAAAATACCATCAACCATCACTACACACCGAGGACAAGGAAGAAGCAAAGAGAAAGTGCGACGGCAAGCTTCGTAACACATTTAGAGCAAACGAATCAGCAAATGCTGCCTTGTTTCCCGACCCGATTTTGCGAAGAATATGCAACAAGCAAACGCTATGGGAATGCAGATGGTACATGGGACGAAAATGAAAACGTGGAATGGAGAAGAGATGCGGAAAATTTGACACCGGAAAACTTGTTTACTTCTAAACAAGAACAGCCAAAAACACCAGAagttgaaaaacgaaacaaagaaattcTGCAAGCTAGAGTCGAAACTGATCTTTGCAAGAAAATCGACCGTCAGAAATTGAGAAATTCAACACAGGAAGTGTTTGGCGAAGCGGACATCACTCAATTCAAGAGAATTGATATAATCGACAtcaggaaaaaggaaaacgatTACGCCCTTGGGCAAGTAAGTAATGCAAAAGAGGAGTTATTAAGGAAAGCTCAAGACAACGCAAAGACTGTTATTAAAGATAAGGATATTAAAAAACACTTAGGATATGGGGAGGCGAATTTTTCGGAGGGTCAAAATATGGAATATGGAAATTCAAGTTGCCAAACAAGCAACGAATGTTTGCAGTGGCTTCGTAATAATGAAACTGCTTCCGCGCAAACATTAAGAAGTGGAAGCACAGACTTTAGCTTAAGCGCTGAGGAAAGACAAAGGCGAAACGCCATTTGCGAAGTACTCGAAAAGACTGCAACACCGGCGTACGGTTGCTCTCTGTATGAAATGCGACAGAATTTAATTCTTCTCACAAACGAGAAGAATAGTTTCATGCGTATACTTAAGGCGCGCTAAAACTCCTCAACATCATTTGTTTGATTATCTGGAGGTAAAAGTTGACATCTTTCTTGAATATTGCGAAAAACATCCTCTGCAAATAAATTAGGTTCTGAAAGTTCCGGTGTTTCTTCTTAGTCAAGAATACTGATCTCACTGCACGATGACCTTTTTGGTTTTCGCTTAAAAGACAAAAACTTCCCATCGCAAAAAGTTTACATCGGTGATTGGGGAGAATTTACTCCCACAAGACCTGATAAGGAATCATCTGCAAGTTATGATAAGGTTATAAATATCAATTTCACGAAAACATTCGAACCTGTCGCGCCAAAAAGTTAATTAAGTCAAATTTGAAGACAAACACACATCTCCCAAGGCAGTGGAAGGGGATGATATGTGAAAGAAAGCCGACAAGAACTTCGAGGATatgaaaatgcaataaaaagTGACAAGCTACTTGAATCACTGACTCTGAAATGAGTTTTTCATTGTATATTCGCCAACAAAGTTATGTCTGCATATTGTGCATGACAACGGTGcgaaaacaataattatgtaattaGAATAtgaattttacattaaaattcAGTATCAGCATTGTAGTTAGATAGGCACCAACGTTCATATTTGAATactcaagtttcaagttttgtttctctgaatagaaagcgagaattCGTTGATGGAATTGATATTAGAAAATGGCATGTCATTGTGGTTATAAACAATATGTGAAAATAAGCCTCTATAACCATTAGAAAGTTTGATATCTAATAACTGTGTCCGGAAGCTTGAAGTGTTCAAAGACACTAAAACTGTTGACCTACGGAAAGTGACTAGGACGCTAAAATACGTGGTAATTGAAATGGtcaattgttaaaaaaaattgaagcctCTGAAAAGtgattaaaaaatgcaataaagcaTCATATGAAACTCCCATTAAACTAAAGCTCATCAGCTTTCGCTTGGATGATGACACTTCAGGATTTCACCCAAAGCAGCCGTTAAATATTCCTTTATTT
This window of the Acropora muricata isolate sample 2 chromosome 14, ASM3666990v1, whole genome shotgun sequence genome carries:
- the LOC136898170 gene encoding uncharacterized protein, coding for MIFTHIFHYLDDRDAAETAPPRMVRANENSPSFNSRFHSSTARQHTDLRLSQMTFAAPAETRTSAFRRARQDCLSQGFCSLRGQSRPAPNQRVLPPIGNLKVSGEERRLHDVEQNSNKLPPIGTNLGRTQNTINHHYTPRTRKKQRESATASFVTHLEQTNQQMLPCFPTRFCEEYATSKRYGNADGTWDENENVEWRRDAENLTPENLFTSKQEQPKTPEVEKRNKEILQARVETDLCKKIDRQKLRNSTQEVFGEADITQFKRIDIIDIRKKENDYALGQVSNAKEELLRKAQDNAKTVIKDKDIKKHLGYGEANFSEGQNMEYGNSSCQTSNECLQWLRNNETASAQTLRSGSTDFSLSAEERQRRNAICEVLEKTATPAYGCSLYEMRQNLILLTNEKNSFMRILKAR